The Megasphaera stantonii genome includes a window with the following:
- the terL gene encoding phage terminase large subunit has protein sequence MFFKASQVQIVKSIPDKIISIARAWDLAATEITPEHKDPDRTAGALCARLRSGQFIFLDVIRRAANASSVRKLIKTTAIIDRGLYHNDKIYIPQDPGQAGKEQALSYVRELAGYSIITHPVSGDKETRAEPLAAQWQQGNVLLLEGDWNKEFLNEMEGFPVALHDDQVDAASDAFNAVASTSDWSALTS, from the coding sequence ATGTTCTTCAAGGCCTCGCAGGTGCAGATTGTCAAGTCGATACCAGATAAGATTATTTCAATCGCCAGGGCGTGGGATTTGGCCGCAACGGAAATTACGCCGGAGCATAAAGACCCCGACCGCACGGCCGGGGCGCTGTGCGCACGGCTGAGGAGCGGACAATTTATTTTTCTCGATGTCATTCGCCGGGCAGCCAATGCGTCGAGCGTTCGCAAGCTCATCAAGACGACGGCCATTATTGACCGCGGCCTGTACCACAACGACAAGATTTATATACCGCAAGACCCCGGGCAGGCCGGGAAAGAGCAGGCGTTAAGCTACGTTCGCGAGCTGGCGGGCTACTCTATCATTACGCATCCAGTCAGCGGAGACAAGGAAACACGGGCCGAGCCGCTGGCCGCCCAATGGCAGCAGGGAAATGTCTTGCTGCTTGAAGGAGACTGGAATAAAGAGTTTTTGAACGAAATGGAAGGCTTTCCTGTGGCCCTGCACGACGACCAAGTGGATGCGGCCAGCGATGCGTTTAACGCCGTAGCGTCGACGTCTGACTGGTCGGCGCTGACATCGTAA